One window from the genome of Rufibacter tibetensis encodes:
- a CDS encoding TIGR02117 family protein, translating to MKSALITTGYFVLAFLALVLLYFLVAFVLSRMSVDPEPTSKKEISIYILTNGVHTDLVVPVKNDVYNWRHYVKFEHTQSKGTNANYIAFGWGDKGFYLETPTWADLKAKVAFKAMTGLGASAIHATFYKTMPENEACHRIDISREQYGRLVRFIQSRFDLDESGNTINIKTDANYGKDDAFYEAKGSYNLFYTCNTWANEGLKACGQKACFWTPFYNGIFTLYK from the coding sequence TTGAAGTCTGCCTTAATTACCACTGGATACTTTGTTCTTGCATTCCTAGCATTGGTTCTGCTCTATTTCCTGGTGGCATTTGTCCTGTCCAGGATGAGTGTGGACCCAGAACCAACCTCAAAAAAAGAAATCTCCATTTATATCTTAACGAATGGGGTACATACCGATTTGGTAGTACCCGTGAAGAACGATGTCTATAATTGGCGACATTATGTTAAGTTTGAACATACCCAATCTAAGGGCACTAATGCGAATTATATAGCATTTGGGTGGGGTGACAAAGGTTTTTACTTGGAAACTCCAACTTGGGCAGACCTGAAGGCGAAGGTGGCTTTTAAAGCAATGACTGGATTAGGTGCCTCGGCCATACATGCTACTTTCTACAAAACTATGCCGGAGAATGAAGCTTGCCATAGAATAGACATTAGCCGTGAGCAGTATGGAAGATTGGTGAGGTTTATCCAAAGCCGTTTTGATCTGGATGAAAGTGGGAATACCATCAACATCAAAACTGATGCGAACTATGGAAAGGATGATGCTTTCTATGAAGCGAAAGGAAGCTACAATTTATTCTATACCTGTAATACCTGGGCAAATGAAGGGTTAAAAGCCTGTGGCCAAAAAGCTTGCTTCTGGACACCGTTCTACAATGGAATTTTTACGCTCTACAAATAA
- a CDS encoding alpha/beta fold hydrolase, producing the protein MSLKKLKCLSYMNNQQPTWLDKTAYSFTSHFLKVSQGELHYVDEGKGEPILFVHGTPTWSFLWRNQIKEFSTQYRCIAFDHLGFGLSTKPSDFSYSLDAHQQNLALLVEHLQLDNVTLVMHDFGGPIGLGWALQNPDKVARLVIMNTWMWPLTHVKSMMQGSKFFGSSVGKFLYTTLNFSPRFLLPLAFFHKEKLTKEIHQHYLLPFADKKERLGPWNFAKALAGETTYFEELLKLKQSLTEKPTLILWGTKDKLIPASFLEIWKQTLPTAHVIEMETGHFQQEENPEIVTRVIKEFFQDTMKTQEPVL; encoded by the coding sequence TTGAGCCTGAAAAAACTAAAATGCTTAAGTTATATGAATAATCAGCAACCTACCTGGCTTGACAAAACTGCTTATTCTTTCACGTCCCATTTTCTTAAAGTTTCGCAGGGAGAACTGCACTATGTAGACGAGGGAAAAGGTGAACCTATACTATTTGTGCACGGTACACCCACCTGGTCTTTCCTCTGGCGAAATCAAATCAAGGAATTTTCTACCCAGTACCGGTGCATTGCTTTTGATCATCTTGGCTTTGGCTTGTCTACTAAACCATCAGACTTTTCCTACTCCTTAGATGCCCATCAGCAAAACCTTGCCCTGTTAGTAGAGCATCTGCAATTAGATAATGTGACCTTGGTAATGCATGATTTTGGAGGGCCTATAGGGTTAGGCTGGGCACTACAGAACCCTGATAAAGTTGCAAGGTTGGTGATTATGAATACTTGGATGTGGCCTTTAACTCATGTGAAATCTATGATGCAGGGCAGCAAGTTCTTTGGAAGCAGCGTCGGAAAGTTTCTGTATACGACCCTTAACTTCTCTCCCAGGTTTCTGTTGCCATTAGCATTCTTCCATAAAGAAAAACTAACCAAAGAGATTCACCAACACTATCTCCTGCCATTTGCTGACAAGAAAGAGCGCTTAGGTCCCTGGAACTTTGCCAAGGCTTTGGCCGGAGAGACGACCTATTTTGAAGAATTACTTAAGCTAAAACAATCTTTGACTGAAAAGCCTACTTTGATCCTCTGGGGAACAAAGGACAAATTGATTCCTGCTTCATTTCTTGAAATATGGAAACAAACACTACCAACAGCGCACGTCATAGAAATGGAGACAGGTCATTTTCAGCAGGAAGAGAACCCTGAAATAGTAACTCGAGTTATAAAGGAGTTTTTTCAAGACACCATGAAAACACAAGAGCCAGTTCTCTGA
- the hisIE gene encoding bifunctional phosphoribosyl-AMP cyclohydrolase/phosphoribosyl-ATP diphosphatase HisIE, giving the protein MTIDFKKGEGLVPAIIQNATTGKVLMLGYMNEEAFQHTQTSGLVTFFSRSKNRLWTKGETSGNTLKVVKMELDCDQDTLLILVDPTGPACHRNTETCFDVNEDSNSYHERSFQNFTPTEQALQSIAKLEQTIKERRKNPIEGSYTNFLFDKGLNKMAQKVGEEAVEVVIDAVAGKTDTMKGEAADLIFHLLVLLEASGLSLAEVVQVLESRHKPRE; this is encoded by the coding sequence ATGACCATAGATTTCAAAAAAGGAGAGGGCCTGGTACCAGCTATTATCCAGAATGCCACTACCGGAAAAGTATTGATGCTGGGCTACATGAATGAGGAAGCCTTTCAGCATACTCAAACCTCAGGCTTGGTAACCTTCTTCTCCCGTTCAAAAAACCGTCTCTGGACCAAAGGAGAAACCTCAGGTAATACCTTAAAGGTGGTGAAGATGGAACTGGACTGCGACCAAGACACTCTCCTGATTCTGGTTGATCCAACTGGTCCGGCATGTCACCGAAATACAGAAACCTGTTTTGATGTGAATGAAGACAGCAACTCTTACCATGAGAGAAGCTTCCAGAACTTTACTCCAACAGAGCAAGCTCTGCAATCCATTGCCAAACTGGAGCAAACCATTAAAGAACGCCGCAAGAACCCAATAGAAGGCTCTTACACCAACTTCCTCTTTGATAAAGGCCTGAACAAAATGGCGCAGAAAGTGGGAGAAGAAGCCGTAGAGGTGGTGATTGATGCCGTAGCTGGTAAAACAGATACTATGAAAGGCGAAGCTGCTGATTTGATCTTCCACCTGCTTGTACTGTTAGAAGCTTCGGGTTTGTCCTTAGCAGAGGTAGTACAGGTGCTGGAAAGCCGTCATAAGCCCAGAGAGTAG
- a CDS encoding RimK family protein: MRKLVVVNNPKDWDLDVEDVEVVDAQRYLTDPAYIELKSARIFNLCRSYKYQSSGYYVSLLAEARGHRAIPNVTTIQDLKSQTIVKVITDEINETIQKSLSKLKSKNFTLSIYFGQNVAKQYEKLSKQLHDLFQAPLLRAQFVYNKEWVLESINPIPVNEVPEHHLKDLYKFAKAYFARNRFSHVRTNKKIYDLAILVNHADSDPPSNDRAIQNFVEAAESLGFYTELITKEDYRRLSEFDALFIRETTSVNHHTYRFARRAHAEGLVVIDDPVSILRCTNKVYLAELLTKAKVNIPKSMIIHRDNCRKVVEELGLPCVLKKPDSSFSQGVVKVKTQEELAEQLKEMLSESDLIIGQEFKPTDFDWRIGVLDKQPLYACKYFMAKDHWQIYNWDGKKKDIIGNFETVPFEEVPFFVLHTALKAANLIGDGLYGVDLKEIDGKSYVIEINDNPNIDHGVEDRILRKNLYLTILKSIKRRIDNQKKFDVS, encoded by the coding sequence ATGCGCAAACTAGTAGTGGTCAATAACCCTAAAGATTGGGATCTTGACGTAGAAGATGTAGAAGTAGTTGACGCGCAACGTTACCTCACAGATCCTGCTTATATAGAGCTGAAGAGCGCCCGCATCTTCAACCTATGCCGCTCATATAAATACCAAAGCAGCGGTTACTATGTGTCTTTGTTAGCTGAAGCCAGGGGACACAGGGCCATACCCAATGTGACTACCATTCAGGATTTAAAGTCACAAACCATTGTGAAGGTAATTACTGATGAAATAAACGAAACCATTCAGAAGAGCCTATCTAAGCTTAAGTCTAAGAATTTTACGCTTAGCATCTATTTTGGGCAAAACGTTGCCAAACAGTATGAGAAACTAAGCAAGCAATTGCACGACCTTTTTCAAGCTCCTTTGCTACGGGCGCAGTTTGTGTACAACAAGGAATGGGTTCTGGAGAGTATTAATCCTATTCCGGTGAATGAGGTTCCAGAACATCACCTAAAGGACTTATACAAATTTGCGAAGGCCTACTTTGCCCGAAACAGGTTCTCCCACGTCCGGACAAACAAGAAAATCTATGACTTGGCCATTTTAGTCAACCACGCAGATAGTGATCCGCCTTCTAATGACAGGGCTATTCAGAATTTTGTGGAGGCGGCTGAAAGTTTAGGGTTTTATACAGAGCTGATTACGAAGGAAGATTATAGGCGCCTTTCTGAATTTGACGCACTATTCATTAGAGAGACCACTTCGGTAAATCATCATACCTACCGCTTTGCGCGCAGAGCACATGCTGAAGGGCTGGTGGTGATTGATGATCCGGTGTCCATTTTGAGGTGCACCAATAAAGTGTACCTGGCAGAGTTGCTCACCAAGGCGAAGGTGAACATACCCAAAAGCATGATCATTCACCGAGATAACTGCCGCAAAGTGGTAGAGGAACTGGGGCTGCCCTGTGTGCTGAAGAAGCCTGATTCCTCCTTCTCACAAGGTGTGGTGAAGGTGAAAACCCAGGAAGAGTTAGCCGAGCAGCTGAAAGAGATGCTTTCAGAGTCTGACCTTATCATTGGTCAGGAGTTTAAGCCCACCGATTTTGACTGGCGCATTGGGGTGCTGGACAAACAGCCTTTGTACGCTTGCAAATACTTTATGGCCAAGGACCACTGGCAAATATATAATTGGGACGGTAAGAAGAAAGACATCATCGGCAACTTTGAGACCGTTCCCTTTGAGGAGGTTCCATTCTTCGTCTTACACACTGCCTTAAAAGCGGCAAACCTGATTGGTGATGGCCTATATGGCGTTGATTTGAAAGAAATAGATGGCAAATCCTACGTGATCGAGATAAATGACAACCCCAACATTGACCACGGCGTGGAAGACCGCATCCTGAGAAAGAACCTGTACCTCACCATTCTGAAGTCTATAAAAAGGCGCATTGACAACCAGAAAAAATTTGATGTATCATGA
- a CDS encoding LytR/AlgR family response regulator transcription factor — MKKDTPYRTIIIDDDELSRMILERHIKSTPSLELVQTFSSSVDGLAWLLKNDHIDVLFLDVEMPEMTGLELLRTLPHKPETILITSHKDFALQAFELQVADYLLKPVDFTRFTQAVLNTTKKLQPQTSAVQATNQPDELFVKVDNKIIKLNLNNICFIEARGDYVVINTDTKKHIVYTTMSAIDQKLPVDQFLRIHRSFIINLKKIELIEDDSVFMQEKYIPIGGSYQSKFYSRINKL; from the coding sequence TTGAAAAAGGATACCCCCTACCGCACCATTATTATTGACGATGACGAGTTGAGCCGGATGATTCTGGAACGACACATCAAGTCTACCCCTTCCCTGGAACTAGTGCAAACGTTCAGTTCCAGCGTAGACGGTTTAGCGTGGCTACTGAAAAACGACCACATAGACGTTCTTTTCCTGGATGTAGAAATGCCTGAAATGACAGGCTTAGAGCTGCTCAGGACCTTGCCCCATAAGCCTGAAACCATTCTCATCACCTCACACAAGGATTTTGCTTTACAGGCCTTTGAGCTTCAGGTAGCGGATTACCTTCTTAAACCTGTAGATTTTACCCGCTTCACCCAGGCAGTACTGAATACCACTAAAAAGCTTCAGCCCCAAACTTCCGCTGTACAGGCCACCAACCAGCCCGATGAGCTATTTGTGAAGGTTGATAATAAGATCATCAAGCTAAACCTGAATAATATTTGCTTCATTGAAGCGCGCGGCGATTATGTGGTCATCAATACAGATACCAAAAAACACATTGTGTACACCACAATGAGCGCCATTGATCAAAAGCTTCCGGTAGATCAGTTCCTCCGTATTCATAGGTCTTTCATCATTAACCTGAAGAAAATCGAGTTAATTGAAGATGACTCTGTATTCATGCAGGAAAAATACATTCCTATTGGAGGGTCTTACCAATCTAAATTTTACAGCCGAATCAACAAACTGTAA
- the hisF gene encoding imidazole glycerol phosphate synthase subunit HisF — MLTKRIIPCLDIKNGRTVKGVRFEDIRDAGDPVELAALYAKQGADELVFLDITATNEKRKTLRELVREIARYIDIPFTVGGGISAVEDVEVLLQNGADKVSVNSSAIHRPDLITELASRFGSQCVTVAIDTKSTPEGWKVFSKAGTVDTGLWALDWAKEVVELGAGEILLTSMSNDGTKNGFALDITGEISRNVIVPVIASGGAGNQQHFLDVFEVGADAALAASIFHFQEVPIPGLKQYLAENKIDIRI, encoded by the coding sequence ATGCTTACAAAAAGAATTATCCCTTGCTTAGATATTAAAAACGGACGCACCGTAAAGGGGGTACGTTTTGAAGATATCCGTGATGCCGGTGATCCAGTTGAATTAGCTGCTTTATACGCAAAACAAGGCGCTGATGAACTGGTGTTTCTGGACATCACCGCTACTAATGAGAAACGCAAAACCCTGCGTGAATTGGTGCGCGAAATAGCCCGTTATATAGATATTCCGTTTACTGTTGGTGGCGGTATTAGTGCCGTGGAAGATGTAGAAGTACTGTTGCAAAACGGCGCCGATAAAGTATCTGTAAATTCCTCGGCTATTCACCGTCCGGATTTGATTACCGAGTTGGCAAGCCGTTTCGGGAGCCAGTGCGTTACTGTAGCCATTGATACCAAAAGCACTCCCGAAGGTTGGAAGGTATTCAGCAAAGCAGGCACCGTAGACACTGGTCTTTGGGCTTTAGACTGGGCGAAGGAAGTAGTTGAGCTAGGCGCCGGAGAAATCCTGCTCACCTCTATGAGTAACGACGGCACCAAAAACGGTTTCGCCTTGGATATTACAGGTGAAATCTCCCGCAACGTAATTGTGCCGGTGATTGCTTCAGGCGGAGCCGGTAACCAGCAACACTTCTTAGATGTTTTTGAAGTAGGTGCTGACGCAGCCCTGGCAGCAAGTATCTTCCACTTTCAGGAAGTACCTATCCCAGGGCTGAAACAATACTTAGCAGAGAATAAGATAGATATTCGTATTTGA
- a CDS encoding nucleoid-associated protein, with protein MKFDTASLTNLSIHHVGNKGLEQKLTLSENTFDFGDGLTEKLEKFFLGKFDKAHERFRFSHPSSLKFNEVYSYAENIFADKEAFHENTRNIARHLFESTTHPKIKPGELYVAHFINCEIEERVVEAVGIFKTEVKSGYFDVSRKNRDFTMSYLEGIDSNKFDKGCIIFNTKSEEGFLVAIMDNQNRGEEAKYWSENFLGLTQISNEFHQTNHLLNLTKEFISERMSEEFEVEKTDQIVLLNRSVEYFNKHETFDKEEFETEVFGQTDLIESFRNYDTEYRQNYDIELEDSFDISPQAVKKQARVFKSVLKLDKNFHVYIHGNKDMIEKGVDEDGRKYYKLYFEDEE; from the coding sequence ATGAAATTTGATACCGCCTCGCTCACAAACCTTTCCATACATCATGTGGGCAATAAAGGACTTGAACAAAAACTCACGCTCTCAGAAAACACGTTTGATTTTGGTGACGGACTCACCGAAAAGTTAGAAAAGTTCTTCCTGGGTAAGTTTGACAAAGCGCATGAGCGGTTCAGGTTCAGTCATCCTTCTTCGCTAAAGTTTAATGAAGTGTACAGCTATGCCGAAAACATTTTTGCGGACAAGGAAGCTTTCCATGAGAATACCAGAAACATTGCACGGCACTTGTTTGAGAGCACAACTCATCCTAAAATCAAACCCGGAGAATTGTACGTGGCTCATTTCATCAACTGCGAGATTGAAGAACGCGTGGTGGAAGCCGTCGGGATTTTCAAGACTGAGGTTAAAAGCGGGTATTTTGATGTAAGTCGTAAGAACCGTGACTTTACCATGTCTTACCTGGAAGGTATTGACAGCAACAAGTTTGACAAAGGCTGCATCATCTTCAATACCAAATCAGAGGAAGGTTTCCTGGTGGCTATTATGGATAATCAAAACCGTGGCGAGGAAGCAAAGTACTGGAGCGAAAATTTTTTGGGCTTAACTCAGATCAGCAATGAATTCCATCAGACAAACCACCTGCTTAACCTTACCAAGGAGTTCATCTCTGAGCGCATGTCAGAAGAGTTTGAGGTGGAGAAAACAGACCAGATTGTACTGTTGAACAGGTCAGTGGAGTATTTTAACAAACATGAGACCTTTGACAAAGAGGAGTTTGAAACTGAGGTCTTCGGGCAGACTGATTTGATTGAATCCTTCCGGAACTATGACACCGAATACCGGCAGAACTATGACATTGAACTAGAAGACAGCTTTGATATTTCACCTCAAGCGGTTAAGAAACAAGCCCGGGTTTTCAAAAGCGTGCTCAAACTGGACAAAAACTTCCACGTGTACATTCATGGAAACAAAGACATGATTGAGAAAGGCGTCGATGAAGACGGACGAAAGTACTATAAGCTTTACTTCGAAGACGAAGAATAA
- a CDS encoding carboxylate-amine ligase, giving the protein MTQSSRLGLFEGYGVEMEYMIVDRDTLEVKPISDEVLKAEAGELTSDVERGTMAWSNELVLHVLELKTNGPASTLSTLIEQFHKEVLRVNQLLEPFNAMLLPTGAHPFMDPYKETKLWPHEASEIYEAYNRIFNCQGHGWSNLQSTHLNLPFSSDEEFGRLHAAIRLILPLIPAISAASPVLDGKVSGLLDTRLEVYRKNQQKIPLIAGQVVPEAVFSEAVYVAKIFQPMFKAIAPFDPEGDLQEEFLNSRGAIARFSRGAIEIRIIDNQECPLADISIVTLISEVLKKLVAQQWSSFEEQQKPDTSMLASVFLSSLKNGSKTEIQNTEYLRLLGLQQERATLKEVWQHLWAVVQKEEVFTPKITQTIEVILQEGSLSDRMLKILGQNPSLEEIKSVYRILATCLSENKLYQP; this is encoded by the coding sequence ATGACTCAGTCCAGCAGATTAGGCTTGTTTGAAGGCTATGGTGTGGAGATGGAATACATGATTGTGGATCGAGACACGCTGGAAGTCAAACCCATTTCAGATGAGGTTCTGAAGGCTGAAGCAGGCGAGCTCACTTCAGACGTCGAGCGAGGTACCATGGCATGGTCCAATGAACTGGTGCTCCATGTGCTGGAGCTTAAAACCAATGGCCCGGCTTCAACTTTAAGCACTCTGATTGAACAGTTTCATAAAGAAGTGCTTAGGGTTAACCAATTACTGGAACCGTTTAACGCTATGCTGCTTCCTACGGGAGCACATCCGTTCATGGACCCATACAAAGAAACGAAGCTCTGGCCGCATGAAGCAAGTGAGATTTACGAGGCCTACAACCGCATCTTCAACTGCCAGGGACACGGCTGGTCTAACCTGCAAAGCACGCATCTTAACCTGCCCTTTAGTTCTGACGAAGAGTTTGGGAGACTGCATGCTGCTATCCGGCTCATACTGCCTTTAATCCCCGCCATCAGTGCGGCTTCTCCCGTGCTGGACGGAAAGGTGAGTGGGTTGTTAGACACCAGGCTGGAGGTGTACCGTAAAAACCAGCAGAAGATCCCGCTTATTGCTGGTCAGGTGGTGCCTGAAGCTGTCTTTTCTGAGGCGGTGTATGTCGCCAAGATATTTCAGCCCATGTTCAAGGCCATTGCACCTTTTGACCCGGAGGGAGATTTACAGGAAGAGTTCTTGAATTCAAGAGGAGCCATAGCCCGTTTCAGCCGCGGCGCCATTGAGATCAGGATCATAGACAACCAGGAATGTCCACTAGCCGATATATCAATTGTTACTTTAATATCTGAGGTACTGAAAAAACTAGTGGCCCAGCAGTGGAGCAGTTTTGAGGAACAACAGAAACCTGACACTAGTATGTTAGCCTCAGTTTTCCTCTCTTCTTTGAAAAACGGCTCTAAAACCGAAATCCAAAACACTGAATACCTGCGTTTGCTAGGGCTTCAGCAGGAGAGGGCCACTCTAAAGGAAGTGTGGCAGCACTTGTGGGCAGTAGTTCAGAAAGAAGAAGTTTTCACACCAAAGATCACCCAAACGATAGAGGTTATTTTACAGGAAGGAAGCCTATCTGATAGAATGTTGAAGATTCTTGGCCAGAATCCTTCCTTAGAGGAAATTAAGTCCGTATACAGAATTCTAGCAACATGTTTGTCTGAGAATAAACTGTATCAGCCGTGA
- a CDS encoding phage holin family protein, whose amino-acid sequence MDFLINLLVSAGVLMLLAYLMPQVHIKSFWTALWVAFLIGILNATIGLLLRFPLNLVTLFFLQFVVKLIVTAIIIKLVDKLIRNFEVKGFWPALVIAIALAVASTLIERNDEEYDSAEYQQTALVENTLPQRLS is encoded by the coding sequence ATGGATTTTTTAATTAACCTACTAGTGAGCGCCGGGGTCTTGATGCTGTTGGCCTACCTGATGCCTCAGGTACATATCAAAAGTTTCTGGACCGCGCTTTGGGTGGCCTTCCTGATTGGTATTCTTAATGCTACCATTGGCTTGCTGCTCCGGTTCCCGTTGAACCTGGTCACGTTGTTCTTCCTACAATTTGTGGTGAAGCTTATTGTAACAGCCATTATCATCAAATTGGTAGATAAACTGATCCGGAACTTTGAAGTAAAAGGATTTTGGCCAGCACTGGTCATCGCTATTGCTTTAGCTGTAGCCAGTACCTTGATTGAGCGTAATGATGAAGAGTACGACAGTGCTGAATACCAGCAAACAGCTCTTGTAGAAAATACCCTTCCGCAGCGACTGAGCTAG
- a CDS encoding N-formylglutamate amidohydrolase yields the protein MKDERLKVIITCEHAGNDIPLEYATNFEAAGEVLTTHLGYDIGALELFEKFKPSADFSLHSTTSRLVVELNRSLHHPHLFSDYMPELSTSQAEKVLNKYYHPYREQAETKIAEWVSKDFTVVHLSVHTFTPQLDGKVRKTDIGFLYDPKREREQLLAARWRQQMHLKTKHKIRYNYPYKGTADGFVTQLRRNFSNEQYAGIELEVNQRFPEANGQDWQELQDALVHTFNLAL from the coding sequence GTGAAAGACGAGCGGTTAAAAGTAATTATCACGTGTGAGCACGCCGGGAATGATATACCCCTAGAATATGCCACGAATTTTGAGGCTGCAGGCGAAGTGCTTACCACCCATTTAGGCTATGACATAGGGGCTTTGGAGCTTTTTGAAAAGTTTAAGCCCTCTGCTGATTTCTCCCTCCACAGTACTACCAGCCGGTTAGTAGTAGAATTAAACCGATCACTGCACCACCCGCATTTGTTTTCTGATTACATGCCTGAACTTTCCACTTCCCAGGCCGAGAAGGTGCTAAATAAGTATTATCACCCTTATCGGGAGCAGGCTGAAACCAAAATAGCGGAATGGGTTAGCAAAGATTTCACTGTAGTACATTTATCTGTACACACGTTTACGCCTCAACTTGACGGAAAAGTGCGTAAAACAGACATCGGGTTTTTATATGATCCTAAAAGGGAGCGAGAGCAGTTATTGGCTGCCCGGTGGCGTCAGCAAATGCATCTGAAAACCAAGCACAAAATCAGGTACAATTACCCCTACAAAGGAACCGCAGACGGATTTGTGACCCAGTTAAGGAGGAACTTCTCTAATGAACAATATGCGGGTATTGAACTGGAAGTAAATCAAAGGTTTCCAGAAGCAAATGGGCAGGATTGGCAGGAACTGCAAGATGCCTTAGTGCATACTTTCAACCTGGCCCTTTAA
- a CDS encoding D-2-hydroxyacid dehydrogenase, giving the protein MNLFVFAELNKQQQTYLQSQLPQDIKPYFYSGNQTQETKEAFNTADLLFGNPPYSWFTNSELNLKFWQLESTGFDQFQQVKVAALVVNMGNFFADACAETMVSGVLAFYRGLPTLFKLQQKKVWQGKEVRTKLELLSQKQAIVLGAGTIGKAVKRMLEGFGTKVKLTARNNPAAQILSKEELFQHLPVTDLVINTLPGSLDKYVSEEFLQKMKKGSVYANVGRGNTTDEAALLNALTSGHLAGAVLDVTEQEPLPENSPLWQLDNVILTQHTGGGQALEIEGKIDRFIQNLHFFLGGKEISDQVNLNQGY; this is encoded by the coding sequence ATGAATCTCTTCGTTTTCGCAGAACTGAACAAACAACAGCAAACGTATCTTCAATCTCAGCTTCCGCAGGATATCAAACCTTATTTTTATAGCGGCAACCAGACACAGGAAACAAAGGAAGCTTTTAATACTGCAGACCTTCTTTTCGGGAACCCTCCCTACTCCTGGTTCACCAATTCTGAGTTAAACCTTAAATTTTGGCAACTAGAATCTACTGGTTTTGACCAGTTTCAGCAAGTCAAAGTAGCAGCTTTGGTAGTTAATATGGGTAATTTCTTTGCTGATGCCTGCGCTGAAACAATGGTAAGCGGCGTGTTGGCTTTTTACCGGGGCCTTCCTACCCTGTTTAAGCTACAACAAAAGAAGGTTTGGCAAGGCAAAGAAGTAAGAACCAAACTGGAACTGCTGAGCCAGAAGCAAGCTATTGTTCTGGGCGCCGGTACCATTGGGAAAGCAGTGAAAAGAATGCTGGAAGGCTTTGGAACGAAGGTAAAATTAACTGCTCGTAATAATCCAGCGGCGCAGATTCTATCTAAAGAAGAACTCTTCCAGCACCTGCCAGTAACAGACTTGGTCATAAATACTCTCCCGGGAAGCTTGGACAAGTACGTTTCTGAGGAGTTTTTGCAAAAGATGAAGAAAGGAAGTGTATACGCCAATGTAGGACGGGGCAATACCACTGATGAGGCTGCTCTCTTAAATGCGCTCACCTCTGGTCATCTGGCCGGAGCCGTGTTAGATGTAACTGAACAAGAACCTCTTCCTGAAAACAGTCCCCTGTGGCAGCTGGATAATGTTATTCTCACGCAACACACAGGCGGCGGGCAAGCCTTGGAAATAGAAGGGAAAATAGATCGCTTCATCCAGAACCTTCACTTTTTTTTAGGAGGTAAAGAGATATCAGACCAGGTGAATCTGAATCAAGGATATTAA
- the hisA gene encoding 1-(5-phosphoribosyl)-5-[(5-phosphoribosylamino)methylideneamino]imidazole-4-carboxamide isomerase, whose protein sequence is MDIIPAIDLIGGQCVRLTEGDFTQQTTYHTDPVEVAKQFEGLGLSRLHLVDLDGARAKQPVNLLVLERIASQTKLHIDYGGGLQSSEAVRQAFNAGAKQITAGSIAVREPVTVEAWLKEYGADRIIIGADFKNNHIAINAWADQSELTLETFLASFAEKGGKTFICTDVSKDGKLQGSSIEVYQRLLEQFPTLQFIASGGVTTIEEVRQLREAGLHGSIIGKAIYEGTISLEDLSKEVI, encoded by the coding sequence ATGGACATTATTCCGGCTATTGACCTTATTGGTGGACAATGCGTTCGCCTCACCGAAGGTGATTTTACACAGCAGACTACGTACCACACAGACCCGGTAGAAGTAGCGAAACAGTTTGAAGGCCTTGGCTTAAGTCGCTTGCACCTAGTCGATTTGGATGGTGCCCGTGCTAAACAGCCCGTGAATCTACTTGTACTGGAGCGTATCGCCAGCCAAACCAAACTGCACATTGATTACGGCGGAGGCCTACAAAGCTCAGAAGCCGTACGTCAGGCTTTTAATGCCGGTGCCAAGCAAATCACCGCAGGCAGTATTGCCGTTCGGGAGCCGGTAACGGTAGAAGCATGGTTGAAGGAGTACGGCGCTGATAGAATTATTATTGGAGCTGATTTTAAAAATAATCATATCGCCATAAATGCCTGGGCTGACCAAAGTGAATTAACGCTTGAGACGTTTTTAGCCTCTTTTGCTGAAAAGGGCGGAAAAACGTTCATCTGTACCGATGTTAGCAAAGACGGCAAACTGCAAGGTTCTTCTATTGAGGTTTATCAGCGTTTATTGGAGCAGTTTCCAACCTTACAGTTCATTGCCAGCGGCGGTGTAACGACCATTGAGGAAGTCCGTCAGTTGCGTGAAGCAGGTTTGCACGGGTCTATCATTGGTAAAGCTATCTATGAGGGAACCATCTCCCTAGAAGATCTATCCAAAGAAGTAATCTAG